A single window of Synechococcus sp. C9 DNA harbors:
- a CDS encoding proline--tRNA ligase has protein sequence MRCAQMLLVTLREDPAEAEIISHKLLLRAGYIRRVSPGIYVYLPLLWRVLQKIMHIVRTEMDAAGAQECLLPQLQPASLWQESGRWDTYTQGEGIMFTLTDRQQRELGLGPTHEEVITDVARNLIRSYRQLPLNLYQIQTKFRDEIRPRFGLMRGREFIMKDAYSFDADEAGMRASYEKMYRAYCRIFERCGLDYRPVQADSGAIGGSGSQEFMILAQAGEDEVLYTPDGQYAANVEKAISLAPEATPSAFTKPERKFTPNTPTITTLCEALNCSPTHTVKNLLYQAILDTGLMILVLVSIRGDQEVNEVKLSNEITRLAPQFQAQQVLKLTIANQENQKQWAEQDLPWGYIAPNLPDDYLKTDPQIHPKFLRLYDQTVVDLRNFATGANEVDYHWVGANWGQEFPAVMTVVDVRKAQAGDRAVHDPQQILHSARGIEVGHIFQLGTKYSEKMGATFTNEQGQEVPLVMGCYGLGVSRLAQAAIEQSHDEYGIIWSPPIAPYLVIISIPNMQEPQQVEVAEKLYQELQNAGIEVLLDDRPERAGVKFKDADLLGIPYRIVPGRSLAQNKVEIITRKGRISQEILVSDVVDFFRSLNP, from the coding sequence GCTGTGCCCAGATGTTGCTGGTGACCCTGCGGGAAGACCCAGCGGAAGCGGAAATTATCAGCCATAAGTTACTCCTGCGGGCGGGCTATATCCGGCGGGTGAGCCCGGGGATTTATGTGTATTTGCCCCTGCTGTGGCGGGTACTGCAAAAAATCATGCACATTGTCCGCACGGAAATGGATGCCGCCGGAGCGCAGGAATGTCTTTTGCCCCAACTCCAACCGGCAAGTTTGTGGCAGGAATCCGGGCGGTGGGACACTTATACGCAAGGTGAGGGAATTATGTTTACCCTTACCGACCGGCAACAGCGGGAATTGGGACTGGGACCCACCCATGAGGAAGTGATTACGGATGTGGCGAGAAATTTGATCCGTTCCTATCGCCAATTACCTCTGAATTTATATCAAATTCAAACCAAATTTCGGGATGAAATTCGACCTCGGTTTGGGTTGATGCGGGGGCGGGAATTTATCATGAAAGATGCCTATTCCTTTGATGCGGATGAGGCGGGAATGCGGGCATCCTATGAAAAAATGTACCGAGCCTATTGCCGGATTTTTGAACGGTGTGGGCTGGATTATCGCCCCGTGCAAGCCGATAGCGGTGCCATTGGCGGTTCTGGTTCCCAAGAATTTATGATCCTGGCGCAGGCGGGGGAGGATGAGGTGCTTTATACCCCGGATGGACAATACGCCGCCAATGTGGAAAAAGCGATTTCTTTAGCCCCGGAAGCAACGCCTTCAGCTTTTACTAAACCAGAGCGAAAATTCACACCCAATACCCCCACAATTACCACGCTCTGTGAGGCATTAAATTGTTCCCCTACCCACACGGTCAAAAATCTTTTATATCAAGCGATTTTAGATACGGGGTTAATGATATTGGTATTAGTGAGTATTCGGGGGGATCAAGAGGTTAATGAAGTCAAACTTAGCAATGAAATCACCCGGTTAGCTCCCCAATTCCAGGCACAACAGGTTTTGAAATTGACGATTGCCAATCAGGAGAATCAAAAACAATGGGCAGAGCAGGATTTACCCTGGGGTTACATTGCTCCCAATCTCCCGGATGATTACTTAAAAACTGACCCACAGATTCACCCTAAATTTCTGCGTTTATATGACCAAACGGTGGTGGATTTGCGGAATTTTGCCACCGGGGCAAACGAAGTGGATTACCATTGGGTAGGAGCCAATTGGGGGCAGGAATTTCCCGCCGTAATGACTGTGGTTGATGTCCGCAAAGCCCAAGCGGGTGACCGGGCGGTGCATGACCCCCAGCAGATATTACACAGTGCGAGGGGGATTGAAGTTGGGCATATTTTTCAATTGGGGACGAAATACTCGGAAAAAATGGGAGCCACCTTTACCAATGAACAGGGGCAGGAAGTGCCGTTGGTGATGGGCTGTTATGGGTTGGGGGTGTCCCGGTTGGCGCAAGCGGCTATTGAGCAATCCCACGATGAATATGGCATCATTTGGTCACCCCCTATTGCTCCTTATTTGGTGATCATTTCTATCCCGAATATGCAGGAACCCCAACAGGTAGAAGTGGCGGAAAAACTCTATCAGGAATTACAAAATGCGGGAATTGAGGTACTCTTGGATGACCGACCGGAGCGGGCGGGGGTCAAATTCAAGGATGCGGATTTATTGGGGATTCCCTATCGGATCGTGCCGGGGCGTTCCCTCGCCCAAAATAAGGTAGAAATCATCACCCGCAAAGGGCGAATATCCCAGGAAATTTTAGTATCAGATGTTGTGGATTTTTTTCGGAGCTTAAACCCATGA